Part of the Catalinimonas alkaloidigena genome is shown below.
GTCTCGGGTAGAAATTGAGATCGTAGAGGGATTCAACTCTCCGGAAGACAGACTCGTCATCGATAGTGATGATGAAGGCCTGAACCGAGAGACAGAAACCGCTCAAAAAATTGTTCTAACTGGACTAGATGACATCGAAACCTACGAAAGTGCTATTCAGAATTTCTTTTTTAGGCATCAGGTACTGGTTTTTAGGACAGCGGGGCTAAGAAGAATTAACCTCAGGGTTTTTGATGAGAATAATGTAGCCAGCAATACACTGTCTCGTTTTTTTGTTGTGCAGCCCATTTTTGGTGCACGGATAAACCTCCCGCCTTCGCTGGAAAATTTTTCCGTAGATACCAATGAGGATAGTAATTACACTTTCTCTGCCTCTGATTTTGTAGACAGTTTTGATGATCCTAACGGATCAAGTTTGGGTGGCATTATCATTAGTGCCTTACCAGAATACGGTACGCTCCTGCTAAATGGTACCGCTATCAACAACCAGGATATCATCAACCGCACCTTAATTTCTCCTGACCAAATCAGTAACCTTACCTACAGCCCTCCTGCCGGCTTTAACGGCAGCGACGCGTTTGGATGGAACGCTACTGATGGTAGCGACTTTGCTGCAAACCCAGCTAAAGTTATTGTCCGTGTAGAGCCAGTAAACCAGCAGCCTGAGCTTAGCTTACCCGCAAATGCCGATGTGGAAGAAGATACCGCAACCCCCATATCCGGAATTTCTCTTACCGACCCTGATCAGGATGAAATAAGAGTGAGGGTCTCTGTCAGCGATGGTGTTTTGTTTCTGACTCCCAAAGCGGTAGAGGATGAGCTTATAGATTTTATCTCCGGGACTAATAATGGAGAAGCTGATATTGTATTTAGCGGGCCGGCAGCGCTGGTTGCATTTGCTTTAAGCGGCTTAATTTATCAGCCGGATGAGGGGTTTTCCGGAGATGATCAGCTCGCTGTGGAAGTAGATGATAACAACGGAGGCACAGCCAGTGGAAATACGAACATCAATATTCTGATCATCAATGACGCGCCGGTACTCGCAAATATGGAGAATGAGCCCACTGCCTTTGAAGAAAACGAAGAGCCAGTAAGAGTAAGCAATACCTTGACTGTTACTGACGAAGAAAACAATCAGATAAGCTCCGCTACAGTCACCATTAGTGAAGACTATGCGGGAGCACAAGATGTATTAGCATTTACTGCTTCTAACGGGGTTACTGGTGATTATTCAGAAGGCACCCTTACCTTGAGCGGAAATGCTACCCCTGCCGTGTATCAGAACATTTTACGTACTGTAAGCTATGCTAATACCAGTGAGAATCCTTCCGATGTGCAGCGAACAATCACTTTTACAGTTACTGACAATGGCTCTCCCAGTGCTACCAGCCAGGCAGTAAGTCGCATTGTGGAAGTTATTCCCGTAAACGATGCCCCGGTACTGGACAACCTGGAAGAAGCTCCGATTAGTTACGATATTTTGGATAATAACCCGGTAGCGATCACTAACGCATTGACTGTAACTGATGTGGACAATGATAATATGAACGGTGCTACCATCGCATTTGAAGAAGGATATGAAGAGGACAGTGACCTGCTCGTTTTCAATGACCCAATTGGAAACATTACTGCAGAATGGGATGAAGATGATGGAGTCCTCACCCTGAGTGGAGGGGGTACCAAAGCACAGTATCAACAGGCCATTAGAAGTATAAGCTATCAGAAAAATGGTGACGACGACGATGAGGATGAAGATGAAAATAAACTTATTTCTATCACTGTATCAGATGGGAAGGACGAAAGTAATACGCTGAGCAGGGAGATCATTATTATTACCAATGACCCGCCTACCATCAATTCGTTTAGTAAAACAATTGATGAAGATGAAGCCCTCAGTTTTGGCGTGGAAGACTTTCCTTATGAAGATCCAGACAATGGCCCAAGCCAGGGACTACAAAGCATCGCGATTACTGCCTTACCAACAAACGGTATATTGGTTGTAGCTAATGATACCATCACCAATGAGGATGTTGAAAATGCTAATTCCGGTTTTGGAATCAGTGCCGACCAGATTAGCGCATTTCAATATATACCCACACCAAACTTTTCTGGAAGTGATAACTTTAGCTGGAACGCTTTTGATGGCGCCGAATACGCTGAAGAAACCGCAGAGGTGAACATTACTATCACCGCTCAACCGGATGCTCCTTTACCTACTGACTTTACGATTGCCAGTCAGGAAGATCAGCCTTATGCATTTACCGCCGAGCAATTTGCCAATGCAGCTACAGACCCTGATGGAGATGAATTGTCAGCGATTGTTATACGTACTGTTCCCGAAAACGGCACATTACTTCTGAATAATATCAGCCTGCCTGCTAATAGCGAGCTTAGCCTTCAGGAAATTAATAACCTCAGCTATCTGCCCAACGAAAATTTCAGTGGTCAGGATGCTTTTACCTGGGCTGCATCTGATGGCAGCTTGCTGAGTGAGCAAAGCGCCCAGGTGATCATTACTATCAGCCCGGTTAACGATGCACCGATCATCAACAGTTTTACCAAAGCAATAGATGAGGATGAGGCTTCCTACACTTTTGCGGCGAGTGACTTTACTGAAAACTATCTGGATATAGAGAATACGCCCCTCAATTTTATACAGATCACCTCCCTGCCCATCAACGGAAGTCTTTTACTTAATGGCTCTGCCATTGAGGCTGGCACACAAATCAATGCGGAAAATATCAGCAACCTTAGTTATCAGGCGGCAGACGAGCAGGAAGTCGGAATCATCAGCTTTGGATGGAACGCTTCTGATGGAAGTAGCCTGTCAGCCGAAGAGGCCAGGGTAACGATTATCATAGGAACCGGCGTCACAGATTTCAGTATCAGTACAAATGAAGACACGGAGTATAATTTTAACCTGTCACTATTTGCCAATAATTATGGCAACCCTGACGCGCCGCTACAAAACATCAGGATAGAAGCACTGCCCGAAAACGGAGCACTACTGCTCAACGGTGAAAATGTAAATGTAGATCAGGAAATCAGCGCTGATGTGATTAGCCAGCTTAGCTATCTTCCCGATGAAAACTATTTTGGAGAAGATAGCCTGGTGTGGAATGCCAATGGAGGGGATACCTATGCGCCGGTTCCCGCACAAGTATCGATTACCATAGAGGCCGTAAATGATCTCCCTGTCATTGAACCGCTTGCTGATCTCACCCTGCTGGCGGGCAAAAGCAGTGAAGCCATCACTATTATTATTAGTGACCTGGAGACCGAAGCGAGAAACCTCACTTTATCTGCTTCTTCAGGTGATAATACGATTATTCCGGGTGAACAAATTGTGATAGAAGGGGATGGAGAAAACCGTACGCTTACCCTAACAGCCTTGCCTGAAACCAGAGGAGAAGTAATGATTAGCCTGATCGTTTCTGATGGAGAAGCAGAGGTGCAGCGACAGTTTACGGTAAACGTTGTTCCTTACCTGATCAGCCTTGAGGTACAAGAAGTCCTTGACCTATGCCCTGATCAGGAAGAGACTATTGCACTGAATATAGAAGGTAGTGAAGGGCCTTTCACCTTGGAGACAGAATGTGATCAGGAAAGTTGCGAACTTGATTTTTCAGAGGGTAATATTACGCTTAGCCCTTCGGAGACAACTACTTATTATTTAACAGTAGTAGATGCCAATAATATTCGCAGTAATGTAGATACCCTGACTGTAAATGTGAATGAATGTACCAACCTTACATTGGATATTCCTTCCGCGTTTACGCCCGATGGTGATCAGGTCAATGACCTATGGGAAATTGAAAATATTCAGTACGCTACGAATGTAGTAGTGGAAGTGTTTAATCGTTACGGAGAGTCAGTCTTCCGTTCAGAAGGATACCAGCAGCCATGGGATGGTACCCAGGGAAGTACCCTACTTGCAGTTGGGACATATTATTATGTGATCAATGTAGACGGTGGTTTACAATCTTATAAAGGATCAGTTACCATACTCAGATAATTAAAAGAGGATGAAGAATTTATACATTAAAACCGGAATTTTAACGGCTATCCTGCTCTCCATTTCCCTTGGGACAATGGCTCAGCAGTCGTTCAGATTCAGTCAATACTTTCAAAACGCAATCACTTTTAACCCTGCTGTATCAGGCTCAGAAGAGTTTGTAGACCTGAAGATTGGTTATCGTCAGCAATGGTCTGGTCTGGACGACGCCCCTCAAACTTACTTTATCAGTGCTCATGCCCCTTTGGGAAAAAGGGAGAAAAGTTATGGGTTCCAGAACAACTCGCTTCGCATCAGCGACCCTGGCATGTACAATGAACTGGCCAATGCCAGAACCCTCCTGAGAAACCGTATTACCCACGGAGTCGGAGGCTACATTGTCAGTGATATGCAGGGAATTTTTCAGCAAACCAATGGTATCCTTACCTATGCTTTGCATTACAATGTAGGTAATACAGTATTGTCCTTCGGTGTAGGAGGTGGCTTAAATAGCCGTCGCCTTGACATGGAGGGCATTATGGTGGGTAACACTGAAATTCCCGATGAAACATATCAGGCTTATCTGGCACAGCAGGGACAGATTACCAACATTGACCTGAATGCCGGGATTTTTGTGCGCAATGAGAACTTTTACTTTGGGTACTCTGCCAAGAGGCTTTTTCAGAACGAGCTTTTTGCTACCATTGATGCTATAGAGGCTGCCGAAGAAATAGAGCATTATGGTATGCTTGGATTACGTTTTGATGTCAATAACACACTGATGATCACTCCCGGCGCGTTTATCAAGTATACTGCCAGTGGCTCGCTTTTATACGATGCCAATATCAGGTTCAAGTATAATGAACTTGTTTGGGTGGGAGCCTCTTATAGAAATACTGAAACTGTAATTGCTATGGCAGGCTTTAGCCTCAACAACCTGATCAACCTGGGCTATTCGTACGACCTGGGTATCGGTGAAATCAATGACTACCGATCCGGCGTACATGAAATTGGCCTGGGCTTTATGTTATTTAATAAGCAGGATACTTCACCCTACATGTGGTAATTAGAAACTATTAGACTATGAAAAAGTCATTCTCTAACCTATTACTTTTACTAATCGCATTGCTCAGCTCCACTGCTATACATGCGCAAAGGCTATACTTTGAAGCCTCAAAACCTCTTTCAGATACCCTGAATTCTAATGCTGAAGAAAGTCTCCCTATTTATTCGGAGCAGGATAGCACCCTCTTTTTTGTACGCTCACTTTATGCCCAGAATACAGGCGGCCTGCATTCCGGTCAGGACATTTGGTATACCAAAAAAGATACGGCCGGAAGATGGACAGAACCCAAAAATGATCTGGGTAAGTTGAATAATGAAGGGAACAACGCCATTGTTGGAATCAGTTCTTCCGGTCGTACGGTCTATCTGCTGAACGACTACGGCACAGAAAACTCTCAACAGGCAGGCCTGTCATTATCATTCAATAGAGAACAGGACTGGAGTACTCCCAATAAAATCTCTATTCCCGGGATTAGTAGCAAACAAGGTAATTTTTACAGCCTGTATATGCACCCTTCAGAAGAAGTCGTTTTGATTTCTGTGCAGCTAGAAAACTCCCTGGGCCAGGAAGATTTATATGTAAGTACTAAAGACCCTTTTACCAATGAGTGGTCTGAGCCTGTTCACCTTGGTCCTACGATCAACACCGGAGGCTTTGAAATTTCTCCTTACCTGACAGCGGATAAGCAAACGCTTTTCTTTTCCAGTAATGGTCATCCTGGTTACGGGAACGCGGATGTCTTCGTAGCCCATAGGACTGATACCAGCTGGACCAATTGGAGCAGTCCTGAAAATCTGGGTGACCAGATCAATTCCGCCGGTTTTGATGCTTATTTTACCGCTAAAGAAGATAATGAAGTATTCTTTGTAAGTAACCGCCGGGGCAGTTCAGCCGATATTTATACGTCAAGAATCATTACTGAAGAGGAACGTCAAAGAATGCTGGCTCAGCGGGTAGAGGGTGGTGGCAGAGGAGCCGGAATGCTCAACCAAAACAACTCAACTGAGATCGGAGGGCTAGACACTGAAACCCAGGCTCTGCTGGATGAAACCCGAGCCCTGTTGGATGAGTTTAACCGTATCAAAACTGGTGATGGTTCTAACAACAGTAACACCGCTACAAGCAGCGCTGGCTCTGAAAGTGGAAACAGCAGCCTTTTTGCTTCTCAGGAAATGCTTTTCCAGCTGAATTCCGCTGAAATTCAGAACAAGTTTCAAAACACACTGAATATTGTAATTGAGACGCTAAGACAAAACCCCAGCCTGAAGGCTGAGATTGTAGGCCACGCGGATGATACCGGGGGTAAGGATTATAACCTTAAGCTCTCAATAGACCGTGCCATTGAGGTAAAGCAATTTCTGGTAGAAAACGGAATCAGCGAACGGAGAATCATCACCTATGGCAAGGGTTCCACACAACCAGTTTCCGATAACCAAACCCCGGAAGCACGACAGAAAAACAGAAGGGTAGTCATTTCATTTATATAAGCGAGAGGGCCGGTGTTCACCGGCTTTTTGTTTTAGTAGCTTTCCGGCAAATGCCCGCTTCAGAATATAGAGAACCCTCTCTCTTAAGCTGCACGTCAATTACCCTTTCCTGCTCCTCCTGCGCATGCTCAGGTGTATTGATGCAGCCTAAGCCTGATACATGATAAAAAGACACTCCTTCTCTCTACCCAAGCTTTACTTCATTACTTTAGTTTGCTGCTGGCAAAGATTGATAGCTCAAACATAGGATGGCAGGGCAATAGCATGAATCCTGGCTGTCCCCTATCTCCTACCACCCCGCTCTACGGTAATCTGAAGGGTTAGCTTTTGACAAAAAAAGCTTTCAATTGAACGGTCCTGTGAAATAACTTAAAGTTAACATCAACTATTTTCAGCCTGGAACTGTTCTTGCTAACTTAAGACTTTGTTCCATTCAAATTTAATTATTCTGCATAACGATAAACATACAGGCGTAGGTTTTTTAGTCATTGGTGATTGGGGGAGAGAAGGCTCTGCTGAGCAATATGCTACGGCAAATGCATTGGCAAAACAGGCCTTTCACAGACAGACAGATTTTGTAATCTCTACCGGAGATAACTTTTATGAAAACGGGGTGGAAAGCACCCGGGATTCACTTTGGCAAAGTAGTTTTGAAAAGGTATATACTCAGCCTTCCTTACAGATACCCTGGTATAGCATACTGGGCAACCACGATTACAGAAGCAACACTTCGGCACAAATTTTATACTCCCAACAGAGCGCAAGGTGGTGTATGCCCTCACGCTATTATAGTAAGCTGATGAAAGTAAATGCATCCAGCGATGTGCATTTCATTTTCACAGATACGACTCCTTTGATTGGTGAATACTGGGAGACAGAAAACCATCCGGATGTGCTGATGCAAAAGCCTGAAGAGCAGTTGATCTGGCTTGAAAAAACGCTGGCTGAAAGTACTGCCCAATGGAAGATTGTGGTGGGTCACCATCCGGTATTCTCTTCCAGTCCTATGCATGGTGATACAGAGGAGTTGGTCACCCATTTTCTTCCGCTCTTTGAAGAGCATGGCGTAGATGCTTACCTTTGTGGTCATGAACATGATCTGCAACTACATAAGCCTGAGGGAAATACTATGTATCTCGTTTCTGGCGCGGGTTCAGAGGTAAGAGAAACTGATCGTAAGGATATGACTTTATTTAGTGCCTCTGACCAGGGTTTCGCTTACATCTATCTTGATCATGAACACATGGGCATCGCTTTTATCAACAGTCAGGGGGAGACTATTTTTGACACCAGCCACAGCCACGCAACAAATACGCTATCCAAAGCCCTGAAATAATCAAGCCAGCCGACAATCCGTAAATTGCCATTTCTTCCGTGACAGTTTGGACAAAAAAACTATCTTTGCTGCAAACTTAGCAGGCTATGTCATTGATGAATTATATGGTTTGGGCAGCAGACCCTGATCTCGCGACTTTATGGGGCTTAACAATTCGCTGGTACGGATTACTCTTTGCCAGTGGGTTCCTTATCTCGCAACAGATTCTTTTTAGAATATTTAAAGCAGAAGGTCATAAAGAATCAGATGTAGAGACGCTCACCGTATTTATGGTTATTGCTACCATTTTGGGCGCCCGTCTTGGTCATGTTTTTTTCTATGAACCTGCCCGTTATCTGTCTAACCCTATTGACATACTCAAAATCTGGGAAGGTGGGCTAGCCAGTCACGGAGCGGCCTTTGGTATATTGTTCGCACTTTATCTATACAGCAATTACGATATTCGTTTCAATTTCTTTTCAAAATCCAAAAGTACCTTCAAAAAGCAGCCTCGTCCTGGTCAGAGCTTCCTTTGGGTGGTAGACAGAATTGTGATTGTAGTAGCCATGACGGGTGCGCTGATCCGCTTCGGCAACTTCATGAACTCAGAAATTGAAGGTCTCCCCACGAGTAGTGATTACGGGGTAATCTTTGCCTGGAACGCCAAAGAAGCACTTTTGAGTAGTAGCCCGGCAGTAGAAGAGGTAGAGGTATCAGAAGATGAAGATAGAGTCATAGCTGAACCTGTAGGGGATGAATATCGTCCAATCACTTTTACCATCAGATTTAGAAATGCCGATTATCCTGAAGAGGAAATTCGTTCATACCTGGATAGCAGGGTAAAAAGCCTGTTTACCAATTACCAAAGCATTCGCCGGCATATCTACGAACCCGCCGGCACCACGCTTCATTATACGCTATCCCAAGACCGCGGTGCTTATGTGGCTGAGGTACATACCTATGGAATACCCCGTCACCCTGCACAGCTTTACGAGTCAGGGACTTCTTTTTTATTATTTTTATTTTCTGCTTTTCCTTTGGAGCTGGATGCGCGAAAAAACACCGGAAGGCCTGTTGCTTGGACTTTTCCTGGTGATACTGTTCGGGTTACGCTTTGTTCATGAGTACTTCAAGGAGAATCAGGTTGATTTTGAAGATGCGATTCCGCTAAATATGGGTCAGTGGCTGAGTATACCTCTGATACTTGCAGGTATCATTCTCTTGATAAGGGTATACAGTAAATCCAGAAAACAGGCACACTAATAGCTAGCAAGCTTTGAAGCCGGCACGTAGATTTTGAGCGTTTGCCCGCTACGGATGATATTGTCTTTCATAGCGTTCCAGTCTCTAATCTGGCGCAGGCTTACGCCATAGCGTTTGGAGATGCCATCCATGGTTTGTCCACGGACGACTTTGTGCTCAAGTAGTTTCAGTTTATCAGACGCAGGTACGACCTCTCTCAGTACCTGCGCAGAACTCCTGACTTCATCTTTCAGTGGGTAGCTGGCAGTAAGGCTTTGATTATTCTTTGCAAAGGTTGCCATCTTATGCATAGGTAAAACAAGTGGCCAGCCTGCTCGTGAAGAAGGTATTATATTTTTGATGAGTGCGGGATTCAGAAACTCAAGTTCATCCTCCTGCATCTCCAGGCTTTCGGCTAGCTCATCAAAATTGACCTCATGATATACCCTGACGGTGTCTACTGCCTGAAAAGGGAGTTCAGGAAATACCGGCCTGATATTATGTTCTTGGGGATAATGGTTCAAGTATACTAAAGCCATGAAGGCTGGCACATAACTACGGGTTTCTGCCGGAAGATACTCTCTGATCCTCCAAAAATCATGGCTGCCTCCTGCCCTGACAATCGCTTTGTTTACATTTCCAGGCCCACTGTTGTAGGCAGCCAACGCCATAGGCCAGCTTCCGTAAATACCATGCAGGCGGTCAAGATAGTTGAGCGCGGCTCGGGTAGAAGCATAGGGATCTCTTCTTTCATCCAGATAATCATTAATTTCCAGCCCCAGCCACTTACCGGTACGATAGCGAATCTGCCATAGACCAACAGCTTCCATATTAGAACGGGCGTCGGCATGCAGCGCAGACTCTACCATCGTTAAGTACTTCAACTCCTGAGGCAGGTCTTTTTCCATGAGCGCTTGCTCTATGAAAGGAAAATAGAGCATACTTTTGCCGATCATACGCTCGGTAAGCTCTTTTTTTCGGATACCATACAGGTCTATAAAGTTCTCAACCTGTTCATTGAATACCAGATTCACTTTTGAAGTCATGTTAGCAAACCTCTTCCTGTAGACAGAGTCGGGGTAACTTACCAGTTCATTTTCTTCAAAACCATATGGGTTCTGGTGCAACGTATCAATCTGCGCGTAAAAAAGGTTATTGGCAGCGCTATCCAGATAGCTTGCGGTAAGTATTGGAGTGGTATTATCTTCACTGTCTGCCTCAGCAAACATAGAAATAATCGTATCAAAAGTAGTGAGTTCTTCTTCCACCTCAGCATTTGCCTGAGGTTCATCTCTACGGAGACTATCTTTGCTGATATCTGCTGAAGAAATACTACGGTTAACTTCTGAGCAAGAATATAAAAAAATGAAAACCAAGCTCAGGCTTAAAAAATAATACGTGCTTTTATCTTCCATATCATATACATAAAGCTTTTATCTCTAAAAATGTTATGTATATCCTACAAGTATTCTTTTTTTCAGATATCCTAAGCCATAAAACAGAATTATCTACTGCGTTTCCAGATCATACCATTGAATATTTTGCAGGTTTTTACGTCTCCCCGTCTGCTCGGCTGCATAATGTTCTGCCAGATAATCCAGAATCTGATCTTCATTTTCACCCAGGTCCCAGAGTTTCTGGGTTTCCTGCATCCATACGATCATACTCTTCCAGCCTTCCCGGCTCGCCCTGTTTTGCGTGATCAGTTTAGCCGAATGGCAGCCGGTACAGTTGCCAATCACCAGGGGTAAAGCTTCATCCACTACCAGACCGGTAGCCTGGTCAATGCTATCTGCCTGACTAAGTTGAAGTGAGTCTGACGACATCTCTGCATTGCCGCTTTCCGGAGACTGACAAAAGCTGAAGACAGCAGATAAAACAAAAAAAATCAGTGCTGAATTAATATTAATTACTTTAAGCATAACTTCTCTTTTTACACCACCATAACCGCAATGCGGTGGCATGCATTGTTCAGATAACCTTTAGGATTCCAGCCGGGGACTAACATGGGCTGCATTTTTCCTTCGCTGTCCTTAGCTCTGGCCCATACCTCATAGTATCCTTTTTCGGGAAAATCAATTTCTGCCTGCCAGTGTTGCCATGCCAGCCGATTTTTAGGCGCTTGCAGCTTACAGGATTTCCAACTTGCACCAAAGTCTATAGAATAGTCAACCGCCTGTACAGAAAGATCACCTGCCCAGGCATGTCCACGGATAGCCAACGGCTGCCCCTCATCTATGCGTGCTCCGGTTTTGGGATAAGTAATCAGAGACTTAACCGGCATAGATTCTATGATGCACATTTCTTCTTCCGGCACTTTTGTACCGGGTGCTACTGGCTTACAAGGAACCCGGTAGGAATCACCTCCCATCTTAGGCCCATCATGTACCTGGTTGCGTATCACAATTCTGCTCAGCCACTTGCCTGAGGTGGAAGCGGGCCAGCCTCCAAATACCAGACGAAGGGGATAGCCGTTCATGAGGGGTAAATCTTTACCATTCAGTGCCCAGGCAATCAGCGACTCATCTTCCAGCGCTTTATGCATCGGTACGCCCCTAGAGATCACTACTTTTTCAGGATCATTACTAAGATGCGTATCCTGCCCATAGTAGCCAATGTAGACGGCATCGTCTTTGATTCCCACATCCTTCAACACATCTTTAAGCTTCACGCCTGTCCATTCAGGGCAGCCCACTGCACCCGTAGTCCACTGATTGCCTTTAGCAGGAGGGTTAAACTCATTACGGCCATTCCCCCCACACTCAATCGTCAGCTGATACGTGTAATTTTTAAATTTACTTTTTAAATCTTCTAGTGTATATACTTTCTTCTTTTGGGCTGACTCACCTTCTATGGTCAGTGTCCATTGGCTAAGGTCTATGTTCTTGGGTGGAATACCATTATTACGGACAAAAAGTGTTTCTGCAGCAGTGACAGGATCATCCAGCAGATGCGGTGGGGTTTCCACATTCCAGGGGCGATCATTTAATACCACCAGTTCGGGGTGTTTACCTTCCAGCGCAAAGGGTGCTGTATTTTCTGTCAAAGCAGCAGGAATAAGCCCTGCCGGCATATGATCGGCATATACGATTTTGGCTCCTAACACTGTGCTCATGGCTGCCAGTGCACTTTTTTTTAGAAATCCTCTCCTGCTTTTTGGGTCACACTCCCTCCCCCATAACAGTCGGTCAGCAGCGAGTGGGTCTTTACGGTATAGCGCATGTAAACCTATGCGCGCTTTTTTATTTTTCATATTTACATTCTTCTAAGCCCTTAATTTATCAATAAATGTTTTTTTTGCAGGAAAAGGCAGTAATTATCTTTAGCATATGACTTGATCAGCCATTGTAGTATGCTTTTTGATTTTGCATTGATATGTTAAAGAAAGTTTTTTTTATAAGCATTTTCCTGCTTGCGCTCATCTTACTTGCACGATTGCTGGCGCCTAGCTGGTACCGTTTTTTAGCAGTAGATCAGCCGGTGCAGAACGCTAAAGTTTTACTGGTGGAAGGGTGGGTATCAGATACTACGCTAAAAAATGCTGCACAAACTTTTTTAGAAGGTAAGTACTCAAAAATAATTGTAGCCAGCATTTTATTTTCTAACGAATACGGTATCAATTCTACCGGAAGTCTGGTATATAACATCAGGGAGCGGGCAAAGTATGACTCACTATTTATCAAGGCACACAGTAAAAAAGTGAGTGGAGAATATGCTGAAATGCTGGTCATGGTCAATGAGGATACTTTAGGTGAGACCTCCACTACCGCCGAGATCAAAAAATACGCCTTCCCGATTCCTCAGCAGGTTGATTCAATACAGCAGGTTAAAATTACTTTTACCAATGATTTTTTTGACTTCGCCCAAAAAGCTGACCGCAACCTCATAGTTGACAGCCTGTTTTTAGACCAAACTTTTGTTCCCAACCGTACCGACGATGTGTACTTTGACCGGAATAAAATTGATGGCTTAAGTACAGAAAGGGCTTACACAAGCCGTGCTGGCTCTGCCGCTGACTATCTGATTGAGCTTGGTATACCCGCTGAAGCTATGTATACCATTGATGCTCCCAATGTAGAATTTAACAGAACCTACACCACTGCTGTGGCTGTGGCTGCATGGATGGAAGAAAACAATTTTCCGGAAAAGCGAATGAACCTTATTTCTGAGAATGCACACGCCAGGCGAAGTTGGATGCTTTTCAAAAAGGCGATGCCAGACAATGTTGAGATTGGTATTATCTCCTCCTCAAGATTTGATGACGATGAGATAAAGTGGTGGAAAAACAAAGGTAAAAGAGCCTATGTATTTAACCAAACTTTAAAGTTTTGGTATGCAGTTATATCATACTTCTTTGTGTAAACATTATTTATGAATAAGCAGTAAGACTTTTTTAAAAAAATAGTATCTTATGGTAGGTACTTTTTTACCTCAACTGTCTGTCTATGAAAAAACTTGTACTGTTTGTTTTCATATCTTCTTTTCATCCCTGGCTTTGGGCACAGGAATTTAACTGGGGGCTTAATGTAGCTCCCGGTATCTCATATCGTATAGGACAAATCAATGGTGTAAGTGACTACGCCCAGTCTGTACAGATTGGGGAAGAACCCATGTACGTATTTGACTTTGGCATAGATATGCGAAAAAATATTACTGAGAAGCTCAGCCTCGGTACAGGGATATATTATTCTCAAAAAGGCTTTTCCAATACCCATGTGGCTGCTGCCTATGACGATCCGCTACTGAGCAGGCGTTATCTACTGGATTTTGTCCAGAACTACCTG
Proteins encoded:
- a CDS encoding tandem-95 repeat protein; translation: MIVKTLLQRVSSTIFFICAFLYASGIAAQGNPPSISNTGTATLNYQEGRAPVTLVPNIIVEDGDSQNMLLATFSFGGNYQSNQDTLVFEQTENIKAHFEESSGTLRLLSLSANQGVSIAQMRTAMASVGYRITSDNPSNKTIAVNISVTDLEGNQSNTATRSINVSPTNDAPEISSSTTATINIVNDEEQIFDDVEITDPDNGQMSRVEIEIVEGFNSPEDRLVIDSDDEGLNRETETAQKIVLTGLDDIETYESAIQNFFFRHQVLVFRTAGLRRINLRVFDENNVASNTLSRFFVVQPIFGARINLPPSLENFSVDTNEDSNYTFSASDFVDSFDDPNGSSLGGIIISALPEYGTLLLNGTAINNQDIINRTLISPDQISNLTYSPPAGFNGSDAFGWNATDGSDFAANPAKVIVRVEPVNQQPELSLPANADVEEDTATPISGISLTDPDQDEIRVRVSVSDGVLFLTPKAVEDELIDFISGTNNGEADIVFSGPAALVAFALSGLIYQPDEGFSGDDQLAVEVDDNNGGTASGNTNINILIINDAPVLANMENEPTAFEENEEPVRVSNTLTVTDEENNQISSATVTISEDYAGAQDVLAFTASNGVTGDYSEGTLTLSGNATPAVYQNILRTVSYANTSENPSDVQRTITFTVTDNGSPSATSQAVSRIVEVIPVNDAPVLDNLEEAPISYDILDNNPVAITNALTVTDVDNDNMNGATIAFEEGYEEDSDLLVFNDPIGNITAEWDEDDGVLTLSGGGTKAQYQQAIRSISYQKNGDDDDEDEDENKLISITVSDGKDESNTLSREIIIITNDPPTINSFSKTIDEDEALSFGVEDFPYEDPDNGPSQGLQSIAITALPTNGILVVANDTITNEDVENANSGFGISADQISAFQYIPTPNFSGSDNFSWNAFDGAEYAEETAEVNITITAQPDAPLPTDFTIASQEDQPYAFTAEQFANAATDPDGDELSAIVIRTVPENGTLLLNNISLPANSELSLQEINNLSYLPNENFSGQDAFTWAASDGSLLSEQSAQVIITISPVNDAPIINSFTKAIDEDEASYTFAASDFTENYLDIENTPLNFIQITSLPINGSLLLNGSAIEAGTQINAENISNLSYQAADEQEVGIISFGWNASDGSSLSAEEARVTIIIGTGVTDFSISTNEDTEYNFNLSLFANNYGNPDAPLQNIRIEALPENGALLLNGENVNVDQEISADVISQLSYLPDENYFGEDSLVWNANGGDTYAPVPAQVSITIEAVNDLPVIEPLADLTLLAGKSSEAITIIISDLETEARNLTLSASSGDNTIIPGEQIVIEGDGENRTLTLTALPETRGEVMISLIVSDGEAEVQRQFTVNVVPYLISLEVQEVLDLCPDQEETIALNIEGSEGPFTLETECDQESCELDFSEGNITLSPSETTTYYLTVVDANNIRSNVDTLTVNVNECTNLTLDIPSAFTPDGDQVNDLWEIENIQYATNVVVEVFNRYGESVFRSEGYQQPWDGTQGSTLLAVGTYYYVINVDGGLQSYKGSVTILR
- a CDS encoding type IX secretion system membrane protein PorP/SprF; translated protein: MKNLYIKTGILTAILLSISLGTMAQQSFRFSQYFQNAITFNPAVSGSEEFVDLKIGYRQQWSGLDDAPQTYFISAHAPLGKREKSYGFQNNSLRISDPGMYNELANARTLLRNRITHGVGGYIVSDMQGIFQQTNGILTYALHYNVGNTVLSFGVGGGLNSRRLDMEGIMVGNTEIPDETYQAYLAQQGQITNIDLNAGIFVRNENFYFGYSAKRLFQNELFATIDAIEAAEEIEHYGMLGLRFDVNNTLMITPGAFIKYTASGSLLYDANIRFKYNELVWVGASYRNTETVIAMAGFSLNNLINLGYSYDLGIGEINDYRSGVHEIGLGFMLFNKQDTSPYMW